In Elusimicrobiaceae bacterium, a single genomic region encodes these proteins:
- a CDS encoding M20 family metallo-hydrolase, with product MSQELFKKIDSYRDFVIDMQAKMTACPAVSPHLEGGKGEGAKAEVLLKTLKAMKFDEIKVINIKDKKSPTGVRPNIVAKYYGQNRKKTIWVMAHMDVVPPGDLKKWKTDPYKIVVKGDKIYGRGTEDNQQGLISGLLAIKAMMDLGIRPPVNYALLLNADEEIGSQFGIVSILKQHANIFGKQDSFIVPDGGNSEGTMVEIAEKNMLWLKITTTGKQTHGSTPKAGVNAFVAGSHLVVALRGLYQKFNKKDRLYGDEPTSTFEATKKEANVPNINTIPGQDVFYLDCRVLPCYTNEQVLAEIAKYAKAIEKKFKVTVKIDTIVSESSKPTDKNHDMVKLMMQAVREVYHNKPQVQGLGGGTVAAYLRNKGFPAVVYSKLDDTMHQPNEYSSIKNTIGDAKVFAAVIMRLK from the coding sequence ATGAGTCAAGAATTATTCAAAAAAATAGATAGCTATCGTGATTTTGTCATCGATATGCAAGCCAAAATGACAGCCTGCCCGGCGGTGAGTCCGCATTTGGAAGGTGGAAAAGGGGAAGGCGCAAAAGCAGAAGTGTTACTCAAAACGCTGAAAGCTATGAAATTTGATGAAATTAAAGTAATAAACATTAAAGATAAAAAATCACCAACCGGTGTGCGCCCGAACATCGTTGCCAAATATTATGGTCAAAATCGTAAGAAAACAATTTGGGTGATGGCACATATGGACGTAGTGCCACCGGGGGATTTGAAGAAATGGAAAACCGATCCCTATAAGATAGTGGTCAAGGGTGATAAAATTTACGGCCGCGGTACTGAGGATAATCAACAAGGATTAATATCGGGGTTGCTGGCTATAAAAGCGATGATGGATTTAGGCATTCGTCCGCCGGTGAACTATGCTTTACTGCTTAACGCCGATGAAGAAATCGGCAGCCAGTTTGGCATTGTATCCATTTTGAAACAGCACGCCAACATTTTTGGCAAGCAAGATAGTTTTATTGTGCCGGACGGTGGTAACTCCGAAGGGACCATGGTGGAAATTGCCGAAAAAAATATGTTATGGTTAAAAATTACCACGACGGGAAAACAAACCCATGGCTCTACTCCCAAAGCCGGTGTAAATGCGTTCGTGGCGGGAAGCCATTTGGTAGTTGCTTTGCGTGGTCTATATCAGAAATTTAATAAAAAAGACCGTCTGTACGGTGATGAACCGACCAGCACTTTTGAAGCTACGAAAAAAGAAGCCAATGTGCCCAACATTAACACAATTCCCGGCCAAGATGTGTTTTATTTGGATTGCAGAGTATTACCCTGCTATACCAATGAACAAGTACTGGCGGAAATAGCTAAATATGCCAAGGCCATTGAGAAGAAATTTAAGGTAACGGTAAAAATTGACACTATCGTGTCTGAGTCGTCTAAACCGACAGATAAGAATCACGATATGGTAAAACTGATGATGCAGGCCGTGCGGGAAGTGTACCACAATAAACCGCAAGTGCAAGGATTGGGCGGCGGCACGGTGGCTGCTTATTTACGCAACAAAGGATTCCCTGCAGTAGTGTATTCTAAATTAGATGACACTATGCACCAACCCAACGAATATTCCAGCATTAAAAATACGATTGGAGATGCAAAAGTATTTGCGGCTGTGATCATGCGTTTGAAATAG